ATAATGTGTGCTGTTGTGTATGGAAGAGAGATAGGTGTGTTTGGTATCCAATAGATAgatattttttgcaatttataaaataaatatttaagcagCTTCCAGCCAccataaatgtaaacaaatatttacaataacttGTCAAGGAATAATCTGCAATATTGAtgagtatataaaataaaagtaaatgaaaattaaactaAAGTACATTCTCTGGATATTCTTCATCTCAAcagatataaaaataacatacaaaactacaaacaaaattatgatgAATATTGATTACATTTAAAAGCCTAAATGATTACAAAATTGACCAAAATACATTTAAGGGATTTAGtgactttaattaaatttatatcctgtttatatttggtttttaaaatgtactatttttttatttaatttgtttcttttagcTATGAATCACCTTGACAAATTACGCTTGTGGGGTAAGGCGATACGTGTTATGGCCAGCAAACACCAGGCTGTACAACTGCCAAAAGAAGGACAACCCGATGCCGGCCTTACACGTGACTACTCTCAGAATCCATTGCATCGATTCAAGAAACCAGGCAGCAAAAACTATCAAAACATCTATCCGCCATCGGCGACATTGCATTTAAGTAACATTCCGTAAGTACATTTATTTTTGATCTTATTTTTTAAGTAACtactattattttattattttattgttgataAAGAAAACGTGTTGCAAGTACTGCTAGTCAAGGTTTGGAGAAGACCTTACCACACAATTTAAATTGATAATCTGTTTACAAACTATTTAAAACATCtttaaaattaagaataaaacaTGATAAAAAGTTTAAGTAGagctgtttattaaaaaaaatcgaatagttaaaaataactttttttatctCTTCATGGCATTTCTGATAAATTTACGCACCACCAACACACTAGTATACACCCCTGGATAAGCTCTACGGGCACAGCCCACACCCCACGATACCACACCACAAAATTGACCATTTATAAAGGCAGGTCCACCCGAATCACCCAAACAGGCATCTTTGCGACCCGGTATAGCAGCACAAAACATTGAATTAGTCAAACTTGTCTGACGACGATACATTTCCGAACATTTAGATTTAGCAATCACTCTTACATTCGCCGTACGCACTTGAGTTGGCACATTTTTagcattttcatttgttaaaccCCAGCCAGATACTTTTACTGTTGCACCAGGCTGCCAGTTTTTTGTACACAAACCAGTTGGTCGTATTCCCGGGCCTGTAACTGGTCGGCGTAATTTTAGCACTGCTACGTCCATATTCATGGTAGACTGTTTGAATCCTTTGGGCACCATTATTTTGCTAACACCAGCCCTTACACCAGCTTGAGACAGCTTAGTAGCACCAGCTACTATAGACAAACGTCCAGCCTTCATGCCTTTAACACAATGGGCCGCTGTCACCACAAAACGTGGTGCTACTAGAGTGCCACCacagaaaaatttaccatcctCCAAAAGTTGTACTAAATAGGGCACCTGGTTAATGGTGGTGGGAGTGCCACCCACAATACGTGACTGGACTTGAGGCAAGACCAAAGAAACTTGCAGCAACACCAAATGAcagattaaaaacaatttaaaacactTGGTTAGTTGTAACATTTTGAGgagttgatatttaaaaattaaataaaaaacaacttttactTTTTAGTTGTTATGAAGAACTGataaattatcttaaatttCTATAACATTTTAATCAATGTTAGTCTTAATTTAAGCGAAATTGAATAGGagataaaacaattgtttaaatatttgtttattcatttataGAGAtagttttgttttcgtttttctAAACTAAATGGCTTGTTTCTAATACTACTGAATGAAGCCTTTGTTATGTTATAATTTTGGCTTAAATTTGAGAGCTTATCGGGGTTTTTGGAGATTGTTCGaagtattttgtttatttgcccAGGGAGACAGGAAATTTGTTGAGTAGAAATCATCAATGTTTGTTAACTTTTTGCgcgttatttgtttgtttgtttattttatttttttccaacgaattttttattttaaaggagttttttttttcaattatagagtttacacaaaaaaaaaaacaaaaaatttgtaaacctcggttttgattttgaaaaccgatcggttttttccttaaattttgggccaattttttatacttttatatctGTGGTATTTTGagaaaacaacttaagtgaaattttcaaattttccagGAGAGCCTGAAAACTGTTGAATTGATctataatgattttattatttgacCTTGAAGGACTTTCATtctcaaagaattatacaaagcTTTCGAAATTCttcaatgaaaaatttaaaaatttcacttttgttaAAAGTCCAcagatatataaattaatatatagAATGTCCAATTACCGCATTCGTCatcgaatgaactatcgtattgaaatataatttcaatatagtaattatacaaaaatgtaataaattccatgctctcaaataagaaaattacgatcgattttactcgatatcgaatgcggtaattcggccccagtttgttttcatttctaaatttttaatttttctgctgcaaataaaaaaaaaacaattcggaaaccgaagaataattgtagGTTTTCGGttccgaacacgaaactctagttTATTGAGATGGTCTCATTTTTATGGAGCTCATA
The nucleotide sequence above comes from Calliphora vicina chromosome 1, idCalVici1.1, whole genome shotgun sequence. Encoded proteins:
- the LOC135948929 gene encoding seminase-like → MLQLTKCFKLFLICHLVLLQVSLVLPQVQSRIVGGTPTTINQVPYLVQLLEDGKFFCGGTLVAPRFVVTAAHCVKGMKAGRLSIVAGATKLSQAGVRAGVSKIMVPKGFKQSTMNMDVAVLKLRRPVTGPGIRPTGLCTKNWQPGATVKVSGWGLTNENAKNVPTQVRTANVRVIAKSKCSEMYRRQTSLTNSMFCAAIPGRKDACLGDSGGPAFINGQFCGVVSWGVGCARRAYPGVYTSVLVVRKFIRNAMKR